One Chitinispirillum alkaliphilum genomic window, GTCATTGAGTACCTCAGTCTGCCCCGCACAAACCAGTTTACTCACCGCTCTCACGATATCTGTAACCATCAACACTACAAAATCAAAACCCCTGATTTTACACTGATTATCCAGCTCTTGCTTTATCTCCTCCAACCTGGATCCCAGTTCAACCAAACTACCCACCTCAACCTGAGCGATGCCGAATTTTATTCCACCGGCACTGTATTCCTTAAGATCAGCACTGACGATATCCTCTATGCTCAGGGCTGAGAGACCCGAACCGACAGAAAGCAGAGCTTCACCAAATTCGCGGTAATTACCATATGGTATCCAATCCGAACCAAACACCATTTCAGAAAGCATTTCAGATGCTTTTTGATCGCGTGGAGTTGTGGTTGGAGAGGAATGAATCAATGTGTCGGATAAAATTCCGGCGAGAAGCACCGCAGCAACAGGTCTGGGTGGTTCAAGACCGGCAGAAATAATTCGCTCGCTTACCAGAGTGGAAGTACTGCCGACAGTATCGATCGTAAAAGGGATAGGTGTCTTTGTAATCTGACTTCCAAGTCTGTGGTGATCGATCACTTCCACAATATCCGCCTCTTCAATGGCACGAATCGATTGTGTGGTTTCATTGTGATCAACAAGTACAAGCTGCATCCGGGGAGGGTTGAGTATATCAGGAGAACGGCACACCCCAAAATAGGTCCCATCTTCATTGACCACCAGAAAATCATTGCGCTCTGTTCTTGTTGCCTTACGCCGTCCGTCACGCACCCGCATCGAGACGCTGAACTTTGGTACATCTCTGTCCATGGCATCCCGGCTTGGGGCAGATAGCAAACGTGCCACCGACACACTCTCCAAATCCACAAGGTGCTCGATTTGCTGTGAGATAAAGTTAAACACACTATCACCGGTGACTATTCCCACAGGAGTATTGTCTGACTGAACTATAGGAACTCCGATGGAATTTTTAACAGATGCTGACCAGGCTTCCCGCAAAGGGCGATCCGGCGCGACAGGTGGCAAACACCTGGCAATACGCTCAAATCTGGGAGAGGCATCGGTTAGAAATTTCGGAGCCTCCAGACCAATAAGATCCAGAAGCCATGAGGTCTGTGCGGCAATGGCTCCGGGGCGGGCCGCAATCGCATTCTTTCCGTCACGTTCCCGCAAAAGCCATGCATAACCAATAGCAGATGCGATAGAATCGGTATCGGGATTTAGATGCCCCAGTACATGAACAGGGGTAATGGAGAGATCATTATCAATATCAGTTTTATCGATCAGAGATTTTTTCTTTTCTGCAGTATTCTGAGCAACAACATTAGCCATATCTTCTCTCCTTAAGCGGATTATCGCGATCTGCTGTTTTTACAAATTATTGAACCTTTTGTTGTCGGGATATTTTAATATAAGTGCTTACAAAGAGATAACAGAAGAAGTATTTGTATGAAGTGAAAAAAGATCACTTCAGGTTAAATTCCACTCGCTTTTGGCATTTAAGTTGCACCAAAAACAGTTCCGGCAATTAGTTGCCCAGATGGATAGCAGATCGAACTTCAAGCAGTTTTGAGGTAAAGCAAATTATGGCAGAAAATGAAAAGATCAAAATTCTTGAAAAAGGAAACATCTACTTCTTTTACCGTCCTAAAGTCGGAGTTGAACACCCTGAGGGGGAATCCCAAATCCAGAGATTCTACCTTGTGCTCAGCCCCGAAGGCAGTAGTCGGTTTCGCCTCGCAATTATGGGAAAAAAAGAGTTGCCGGATCCAGAAATTTCAGGTAAACAAAGATACTGGGGACATATTTCCACCGTTAAAAATTCGCCCAAAGCGATTCGTGAAGAACTTGGCCCGGAAAAATATGAAACAAAAACCAGAGGAGAGCGGTATATCGAAGCCGCCCGCCCGGCAGGTGAAGGTGTCTACAAGATTATATCTCACGGCAGGCATACACATCTGGCATATGTACTTGAGTTGCCCCAAAAACCATCTAACGTTCAGGAAGAATTGAATATAGAGAGTGAAGCAAGTTACATCATCTCGGTTAAAAATCCATCAAAACCCTCCCCTCCCGGTGTTGGGCTCTCAAAGGGAGAGGCACAGTTTCCCAAAAACCTTACAGAGGAATTCAGAGGCCGAAGATTTTCAGAAACAGATCCACCCGGTTTTCTCGACTACCAGGGGGCAGAATTTGTCCTGATTTCAGCATCTGAGGATATAAAACAGGAGCTTGGAACTGAAATTGAAAAGGAAAATGAAACCGAAAATAAGGCCGATATTTTCACTGATCTCAGACTCAATAAGAAAAAACACCCGGTCAAACCTCTTTTTGAAGGAGAATGGGAATAACCCAGAATCACTCTTTCCCTATAACCGCAGGGTGAATTCCAGATTACAGGTAAACCATTTCTCATCTGTTATCTGCTTCTCCATTTAACCGCGTACTGATTTCCAAATTTATGGATAAATTTGTCCAAAAGAGTAAGCTTTGCAGGCTCAGGTACAGGGGAACGACTTTGAAATTTCTTCCCAAAATCGAAATGGTAATTAAGTAAGCTGGAGAAATCGCGGGGGAAGGTCTTTTCGTTCACTCCAATGAAAACGCCACGTTTGCTGGCACGGCTGAGTAAATGTCGCCATTCTTCAATCGGAGTCAACCCGATTGCATCCACTCCAAAGGAAAGAAGCATAACCCCAATCTCATCCACCCGGTGTTGCGGATTATCAAGATATGAAGAGAGTTTCTGATAAAACGGATCACTGGGGAAAAGTACCCAATAAGGTATAGATCCAGTTAAAACAGTCCACCATGGCTCCAGCAACGCAAACGACTCAGCAACAAGTCGCTTTGACTCAATACCTCTTTGTTTATACCAGTACCTGTAAAGGTCTGCGACAAATGGACTCAGATCCATCGGTTCGTTGATTACAATTCTTTTTACCTTATACCCTCTGCGTTTTGCGAACTGATGGATGTCATCGCCAAGTTCGGAAGAGAATCCCCATTCTGCTTCACAGGTAGTAATATTGGGTGTTGGCGGGTCCCAGTGATCTCGCTTGTGACTGTACTTTTGAATAAACTTCCTGACTCGTTCTCCCCCATTGAAATATTCGTCAACTCCGGCACCTCCCAACCCACCGAACTGAAAGTAGTGGCGCTCGCCGATTTGTGTTTGAGGCCAGGTTGTGGTGCAATCTGTTATAAATATTGTACCACCAGGCTCAAGACAATCTGAAATAAATTTTTCGTAAGCAGCTCCAAGCCTGAGCTTTTTGACCCGGAAATATGCCATTGTTTTGCTCATCAACATATCGTTCACCGGATCGATCATGTGATGGAGTTCGAGATGGGGATTGGACTTTGTGAAAACCTTTCCCCACTTGCGACTCCATTCAAATTCCGATTGTATACAGTGGTTGTCGAAATGGAATCTATGTACCGGAAGGAGCGAAGTTTGTGAGAGCCATGGTATACCAAACATAGAATACAGATGTACGGCAGCCCCGTTTGAGGATCCAATGGCGATAGCGGGAAAACATCTCTTCTCATATCTTGAAGTGACATACGCGGATATATGATCATCAATATTGGAAGAAAGGTTTTTGGGTGAGAATGTTTCCTGAACAGGTGCAATAGAATATAAAAATTCACTCAGCTGGCGCGGAAGTTGGCTCAGTATGCCAAGTAAAGCAGATATGACTATACCAACCCGCCTTGGCTGCATTTCAAGGTTGTAAAACTCTTTTCCTTTGAGGTAATTAGCAACCGCTCTCACCATCACAGAACTTGAATCGAAATTTGCTATATAATTTTCTGCTTTCATTTCCATCCCTTGAAGATAACAATGTTTATTCGCTTCATTTTTGCCATTACCCTCAAGACGTCTGATTTCTATTGCCTACTCGTTTCAGTAAGGTTTGGTTTTTAAATCCTGCATCTGTTTTCTCCACCGTATTTCTTCTTGCAAAAATCTCTTATGAACAGATTCCAACCTTTCGGGATCGACAAACCCAATCATTCTGCAGTATTCTGGTTCTTCCCTCTTTATATGCATTTCTATCAGTTCATGAAAAGTTTTGATTCCTGCAAGCCAGTTATAAGCCCGTTTGGATCTGTCGGAAAGTTCGTCATTGAATTTTTTGATAATTGAATGCTGATGTATGTAGTAAAGAATTTTCTCACGCAATTCTTCCCTGTTTGCCATAAGTGGGAAAAGTACCGTTTCCTCTGCATGCAAATGTGGAAACAGTACATCTTTTAGCTTTGCATATTCTAATTCCCGCTGCCTCCAGTCGCCGGAAGATTCCAAACTTTGCAGTTTGAAAAGGTATAAACGTATTGTTTTATGCTCATCTTTGATATCGTCAATGAATTCACCCATAATCACCCCCAGTAAAACAGATTCTGCTCTACATGTGTAGCATTCAAATATTATACCCTAAACAGGTGACGCTCTTATTATGAAGTCCAAAAAAATCGTTTACCATATACTCTCAGCAAACACCATTAACTGAGCGGTTTAATTCTTGACAAGCAAAGGGTAGATCGCAACATCTCCTCCCCTTCTGTTCCCATGCGGTAACTATTGCAAAAAAAAGTGGTAAATCGCCATGCAGAATATGACCGCTATGGAATCAACTTATGTAAACACTTACTATTCTTAAGAGTAAAAGCAAATGATCGATCCGAAAACATCTGTTGTGGGTGATAAGCATGAGATACTTGAAATTCTCATCCGTTTTGAAGATGCGGTGCTTATGATAACACCTCTGAAATTATGAATCTTTTGAATTCAAAATATATGGAATCAACATGATTACCTGCTCGAAGGTGAAACAGATGTATTTTTGAAAGGACCATTCTGCGAAACTGAACTTCGGGGAACTGAATAAATGGTTTCTACTTGTTATAATTCTGGTGAAATTACTGCAATGGAAATTGTTGCAATTGAAAAGGCAGCAGCGGCTGAGAAATGAGCAAGGTTTTTTATGCCAGACAAACCCGTCAAATCTGCTCACACCCTCCTCAACTTATGGAGTGGCGGGTTTTTAGAAATCAAAAAAACACCCCCCCTGTTTATCCAACCCTAAACCCCTTCATTGTCGGAGCTTTCCAGTTTTCTGACAGCAATAAAAACAGCCCCCAAAAGCCCACAAACCATCAGCACCAGTGAAACTTTCATTATTACCTTAGGATCAAAAGCCTGTTGCGCCGCATCCTTTTCAATGGCAACTGTTACCGGTTCTCCCAGTACCCATCTCTGCACAGTTCTGTCAGAAATATGGGACAGCACCGAAGAGACATCATATTTTGGGGCTCGGGCGTTTTTAGATCCGTATACAAGATCTAAACTTTTTTCTTCGTTCACAAAGAAAACAAGTTCATAGACCTGAGCTTCACCTGTAGCCGATTCTATTCTCAGCGGCGGATTATCAAAATTTTGTATTCTGAGGAGATATCTTCTGTATCTTCGGGCAGCCCCTAAATTAACTCCCAGTCTGCTCCTCCTGAATCCATCAATATTAACATTATATATTTCACCATTTGTAATCACAGACCAGTCTGAATTTTCAGACGTGTCATTTGTACCAAGTAAAGTATATTTTCTTCTGAAATTTCCATCTTTGAATTTCAGATGTATATTCCGGAGTGGTTCCCTGTACGACTCAAAAAGAAGCTCTGAAATTCCATTTTCGTGTTCCTCCGAAAGCAACGCAAGTGCTACCGGTCTAATTTTGGGAATACGCCTGTTGATTTCAGGGACACTGGCTCCGAAGACAATTTTATCAACCCTGAAAAGCTGCTGATGTTGTGTAAATGATTCAAACATTTTTACAACTGTGTCCCTGTGTGATTCAGAAAGGATTTTGGAAAAGGGTGAACGCTTTGGTTCGGATATATTGTTAATTACTATTTTGAAATAATAATAATTGGCTGCTTCAAAACTGATTTCGGTACTTCTCATATCAACATAACGACTGTAATCGAATATGGCCTTATTTTCGACAACAGGTTGCCATGAAACACTATCATTGCTTCCCCATACAGAGATCTCTTTTTCAAAATTTTTGTTCGGGGATAGGATTTTAATTTGTTCGGGGGAGAAATCACCGGAAGATTTTCTGTAAATAAACTCGACTTGGTTATCCCGCAGTTCCCTGAAGCTTATTAGTTCGGGTGTCAACTCCCTTAGCACCTTTACCGTATCTACTCCATGAACTCTAACCATACTATAGGGCACTTCATTATGATCTTTATCCAAAATGCGGATATCGGAATAATTTGCATTTGTGGCCAGATACATAAGAGAGTCGACAACTATGGCTCCAAGTTGTGCATCATTGCATTCACCAGGTTTGATTACCCTTTTGATTGAGTACGTCTGCAATTCCGCGTAATGGCTAAAAAGCACGCCACTCGTAAGCAACAGCATTATCATTTTTTTCACTCGGCTTTTTCCTTTGAAATAAAGAGGTTGTCTGATTTCAGATATGCAAATGCACCCGCTATAAGAAGTACTCCAACAATCATAAATGCTATTATTCTGTAAATAGCATCCATTCCTGAAAGATCAGACAAAAAGACCTTAACTGCTACTGTAGTGAAAAGTATCAACCCTGCATAACGCCAGTTTTTACTTTTCTTTACGAGCCCATAGGCAAGAAACAAAATAGCATAAATTCCCCACAGTACTGATATTGAACCAGCTCTGAACTGAGGTATCATTCTAAAAAACAATGTATTTGTTTCGAAAGTCGAATATATAATCAATAGAATAACAGCCAATGCCACCAACAGTCCCTCACACATTATACCATCCGTTTTTACTTTTCTGAATGTTCTTGCGATAAGATTAAGATAAAGCGAAATCAATCCAAAACCCGCAAAACGATGCAGGAAACCAAATCCGTTTTGGGTAAATATCATTTCTTCCGGTTTAAAACCCCACACCCTGAAATCGACGAAGAAATATTTGGCCAGTAATACGAATACAATCAAGCTTGCTACAAATAAAACAAACTTATGCCCAAAGCTTTTGAATGTATAAATGAGATACGTTCCAAGTAAAACCCACACACCGCTCAGTACAGGTGCTCTTAGTGAAACTAATGAGCTGAATGCAAGCCTCATTTCTGTATGTAAAATCAAAAAAAGAAATACTATCCCAGTCCAGTGAATAATCTCCTTAAAGCAGTTGTAATGAACAGGAAGTTTTACATTGTTTCCCGTATCAAAAGTAAGTTTGGCTGGTTTTATTCCCCGTTTCATGACAAAGGCAGAACCAAGCAATGACACAATAACAGTACCAAAAGAAACAATTCTTCCTAAAAGCTCACGGGCATATTCAGGATACCTATCGTATCCAAAAATAAACGGATAACTAATCGGCAAATCATAAGTTATCATTTTTGAAACGATCAGTAAATAGATCGCCATTGCCATCATGATCATAAAATTGCTCTTCAGCTTAAGCCCGCCCCAGAGTACAAAGAAGGCCATTACAGACCAGCAAATAATAATTGTTTCTTTTTCGGTAATAAGCGGAACTGCCCATACAGAAAAGAAACCTGCAAGCGCTATCAGAGCAATGATCAGGGACAAATCATGTGCTCTGCTTTTTAGAAATGCAGCTACATGTATTATGTAAAACACCCCAAGTGCAATAGCCATTACTGCCGGCCATGGCCGCCCCACAGCTTGAAGTATAAGAGTGTAAGATATCGAGGCATAAACTGCTCCATTGGCTAAGAGGTGTAACACTTCAAAAATGGTCGATGTTTCCTTCCTGATAATATTGTAGTAATAGACTATCACAGAGTGCTGAACAAATAATAGAGATAGGAATATTATCACAGACCGAAAGTGAACTTCTGGATCATACCCTCTTAAGCTGCCAAGCACGAGTCCATAGGTAAACAGAAAAGAAAGATAACATAGCAAACGCCAGTTTCGAAGATGCGATATACCTATTACCCCTAACCCAAGCACGAACAGATAAGAATAAAGCACATTGTAAGCAGGCTCTGGAGTTTGCAACATGACAGGGGTTGCAAAACCTCCTATCAAACCAATAACAGCAAGAAGCTGGGAAGAGGTTTTGGCAGCGAGCACTCCGGCACAAAGGGTAACCATACACATCAGGATAAAAGTTACACTTAGGGAAATAAGGTCATACATCGGTCCCGCGGCAAATACCGAAAAATAAAGCGTGGCAATACCTCCCCCTGAAAAGCCCTGACCAAGAACCTGATACCTTTTCTTTTGAAGCAGGAAAATACCCCCACCGAGCATAGATGTTCCTGCTAATATTGCTATTGCGACTCTTCCGGAAGGACCAAGCAGTCCTTTCTCTATAGACCAAGCCAGAAAAAACCCAACACATGCAATCAGTGCTATTATTCCCGTTCTCAAAAGCCAGGTACTTGCCACCGCAAACTCCATCGAAACTCCTTTTCTGCGGTATTCTTCACCTACAACAATCCAGTTCCACATACGGCTTATAACGGCTTCAAAATCTTTTGACAGCTGGGATTCATCCTTGGGAACCGCCGATACAATCTTTTCTACCTCAGTGTCATCGACTCCCTCAAGTTCTTGCACTCCTCTTGAATTCAGAGAGATTTCCTCCAGAAACTCAAACTCATCTAAAAA contains:
- a CDS encoding Manganese-dependent inorganic pyrophosphatase codes for the protein MANVVAQNTAEKKKSLIDKTDIDNDLSITPVHVLGHLNPDTDSIASAIGYAWLLRERDGKNAIAARPGAIAAQTSWLLDLIGLEAPKFLTDASPRFERIARCLPPVAPDRPLREAWSASVKNSIGVPIVQSDNTPVGIVTGDSVFNFISQQIEHLVDLESVSVARLLSAPSRDAMDRDVPKFSVSMRVRDGRRKATRTERNDFLVVNEDGTYFGVCRSPDILNPPRMQLVLVDHNETTQSIRAIEEADIVEVIDHHRLGSQITKTPIPFTIDTVGSTSTLVSERIISAGLEPPRPVAAVLLAGILSDTLIHSSPTTTPRDQKASEMLSEMVFGSDWIPYGNYREFGEALLSVGSGLSALSIEDIVSADLKEYSAGGIKFGIAQVEVGSLVELGSRLEEIKQELDNQCKIRGFDFVVLMVTDIVRAVSKLVCAGQTEVLNDLPYTRAIDGTLEATRIVSRKKQLLPAILGLVE
- a CDS encoding Hemerythrin HHE cation binding domain protein, with protein sequence MGEFIDDIKDEHKTIRLYLFKLQSLESSGDWRQRELEYAKLKDVLFPHLHAEETVLFPLMANREELREKILYYIHQHSIIKKFNDELSDRSKRAYNWLAGIKTFHELIEMHIKREEPEYCRMIGFVDPERLESVHKRFLQEEIRWRKQMQDLKTKPY